One Natator depressus isolate rNatDep1 chromosome 6, rNatDep2.hap1, whole genome shotgun sequence DNA window includes the following coding sequences:
- the ZNF770 gene encoding zinc finger protein 770 isoform X1 has protein sequence MFKIQQCVTANKIPRKRPYRCDICYKQFETPSKLARHYLIHTGQKPFECYVCHKTFRQLVHLERHQLTHKLPFKCNICHRNFKNLITFLKHQQLHNENYQSDIKQAKRSVDAKQDRLLYGILHCSSCQKSFTTEERWMLHQCTKSDHPHSARRRKKTHMCETCNKMFPSQSKLERHLLIHTGQKPFKCSLCCKSFRQSTHLKIHQLTHTEERPFQCCFCQKGFKMQSKLLKHKQLHVRNKSLPRVLYRAKTSKYPRPQNSLEGKRDNFENVDTYESLENDPLDVHSIYIVPFQCPVCEQCFETERVLNLHKCFYLRDGKNSNSGKSAYSHKANIKSKVLMKLKHAGEKASDSSLSDRKKNKTSHFKSYDLFASNEQHSDRNASPKTFKNYHSKLVRHKIISNKKKRTFVMPLSWQEDLQKHKLEINLNGIITGENMLNMDDLVHNKDDSLYGSLDADFFDNPEAALHCAFSAPTKNIHNRHKVCKCDRCEKIFPSSSKLQRHYLIHTGQKPFGCNVCGKTFRQSAHLKRHQLTHTEKRPYKSPVCQVEFENLNKLFSHQGDRIEFKSPQPVGYSKRPSQASGFPEFELIQSNQAAEIKVELESGDFVLGTNSRNTQPYLCSKSLEMEQSHYSHWYDFSGGMEKSEAIKKFYQCSVCFKTFKSPSKLERHYLMHAGQKPFECSVCGKTFRQAPHLKRHHLTHFKKKS, from the coding sequence atgttcaaaATTCAGCAATGCGTAACCGCTAACAAGATACCCAGGAAAAGGCCATATAGATGTGACATCTGCTACAAACAATTTGAAACACCATCAAAATTAGCTAGGCATTATCTTATACACACTGGTCAAAAGCCATTTGAATGTTATGTATGTCATAAAACTTTTAGACAGCTAGTCCATTTGGAGAGACATCAGCTAACCCATAAACTTccttttaaatgcaacatttgcCATAGGAACTTCAAAAATTTAATTACTTTCTTAAAGCATCAACAGCTTCATAATGAAAACTACCAGAGTGATATTAAGCAAGCTAAAAGATCAGTGGATGCCAAACAAGATAGGCTGTTGTATGGAATATTGCATTGTTCTAGTTGCCAGAAATCTTTTACAACAGAGGAGCGGTGGATGCTGCATCAGTGCACAAAGTCAGATCATCCGCACAGTgccaggaggagaaagaaaactcaTATGTGTGAAACATGTAACAAGATGTTTCCATCACAATCTAAACTGGAAAGACACTTGCTGATTCATACTGGCCAGAAACCTTTTAAATGTTCCTTGTGTTGTAAATCTTTCAGGCAGTcaacacatttgaaaatccaTCAGCTCACACACACAGAAGAGAGGCCTTTCCAGTGTTGTTTTTGTCAAAAGGGATTTAAGATGCAGAGCAAACTCCTGAAGCACAAGCAACTCCATGTCAGAAATAAGTCTCTTCCCAGAGTCCTTTACAGAGCAAAGACTTCTAAATACCCTAGACCTCAGAACTCACTGGAAGGAAAAAGGGATAATTTTGAGAATGTTGATACTTATGAGTCCCTGGAGAATGATCCACTTGATGTTCACTCTATTTATATTGTACCTTTTCAGTGCCCAGTGTGCGAGCAGTGTTTTGAAACAGAGCGGGTTCTAAATTTGCACAAATGTTTTTACTTGAGAGATGGCAAAAATTCAAACAGTGGCAAATCAGCCTACAGCCACAAAGCCAACATTAAAAGTAAAGTCCTGATGAAGCTCAAACATGCTGGAGAAAAGGCATCAGATTCGTCTCTgtctgacagaaaaaaaaataaaacaagtcacTTTAAAAGTTATGACCTGTTTGCATCTAATGAGCAACATTCTGATCGGAATGCTTCCCCTAAAACTTTTAAGAATTATCATAGCAAGCTTGTCAGGCACAAAATAATtagcaataaaaagaaaaggacattTGTCATGCCATTATCCTGGCAAGAGGACCTACAAAAGCACAAATtagaaattaatttaaatggtATAATTACTGGTGAAAACATGTTAAACATGGATGATTTGGTGCATAATAAAGATGACTCTCTTTATGGTTCATTGGATGCTGATTTCTTTGATAATCCAGAAGCAGCACTTCACTGTGCTTTTTCAGCTCCTACTAAAAATATACATAATAGACACAAAGTGTGTAAATGTGACAGATGTGAAAAAATCTTTCCTTCTTCATCCAAACTTCAAAGACATTATCTTATTCACACGGGACAGAAGCCCTTTGGCTGTAATGTTTGTGGGAAGACATTTAGACAGTCAGCTCACTTAAAAAGACATCAGCTCACCCATACTGAAAAAAGACCATATAAAAGCCCTGTTTGCCAGGTGGAATTTGAAAATCTGAACAAACTTTTTAGTCATCAGGGAGATCGCATTGAATTTAAGTCTCCTCAGCCTGTGGGTTATTCCAAAAGACCTTCACAGGCATCTGGCTTTCCAGAATTTGAACTGATTCAATCAAACCAAGCAGCTGAAATCAAAGTTGAGCTAGAGTCTGGGGACTTTGTTCTTGGCACCAACAGTAGAAACACACAGCCATATTTGTGTAGTAAATCGTTGGAAATGGAGCAAAGCCATTACAGTCACTGGTATGATTTTTCTGGAGGTATGGAAAAAAGTGAAGCTATTAAAAAGTTTTATCAGTGCAGTGTCtgctttaaaacttttaaatCGCCTTCCAAACTTGAAAGGCACTATTTAATGCATGCTGGACAGAAGCCATTTGAATGTTCAGTTTGTGGTAAAACTTTCAGACAGGCCCCACATTTGAAAAGGCATCACCTTactcactttaaaaagaaatcctaa
- the ZNF770 gene encoding zinc finger protein 770 isoform X2: MFKIQQCVTANKIPRKRPYRCDICYKQFETPSKLARHYLIHTGQKPFECYVCHKTFRQLVHLERHQLTHKLPFKCNICHRNFKNLITFLKHQQLHNENYQSDIKQAKRSVDAKQDRLLYGILHCSSCQKSFTTEERWMLHQCTKSDHPHSARRRKKTHMCETCNKMFPSQSKLERHLLIHTGQKPFKCSLCCKSFRQSTHLKIHQLTHTEERPFQCCFCQKGFKMQSKLLKHKQLHVRNKSLPRVLYRAKTSKYPRPQNSLEGKRDNFENVDTYESLENDPLDVHSIYIVPFQCPVCEQCFETERVLNLHKCFYLRDGKNSNSGKSAYSHKANIKSKVLMKLKHAGEKASDSSLSDRKKNKTSHFKSYDLFASNEQHSDRNASPKTFKNYHSKLVRHKIISNKKKRTFVMPLSWQEDLQKHKLEINLNGIITGENMLNMDDLVHNKDDSLYGSLDADFFDNPEAALHCAFSAPTKNIHNRHKVCKCDRCEKIFPSSSKLQRHYLIHTGQKPFGCNVCGKTFRQSAHLKRHQLTHTEKRPYKSPVCQVEFENLNKLFSHQGDRIEFKSPQPVGYSKRPSQASGFPEFELIQSNQAAEIKVELESGDFVLGTNSRNTQPYLCSKSLEMEQSHYSHWYDFSGDQVIQEKKKGVGKGRSGGQSPEGKITSATVT; this comes from the exons atgttcaaaATTCAGCAATGCGTAACCGCTAACAAGATACCCAGGAAAAGGCCATATAGATGTGACATCTGCTACAAACAATTTGAAACACCATCAAAATTAGCTAGGCATTATCTTATACACACTGGTCAAAAGCCATTTGAATGTTATGTATGTCATAAAACTTTTAGACAGCTAGTCCATTTGGAGAGACATCAGCTAACCCATAAACTTccttttaaatgcaacatttgcCATAGGAACTTCAAAAATTTAATTACTTTCTTAAAGCATCAACAGCTTCATAATGAAAACTACCAGAGTGATATTAAGCAAGCTAAAAGATCAGTGGATGCCAAACAAGATAGGCTGTTGTATGGAATATTGCATTGTTCTAGTTGCCAGAAATCTTTTACAACAGAGGAGCGGTGGATGCTGCATCAGTGCACAAAGTCAGATCATCCGCACAGTgccaggaggagaaagaaaactcaTATGTGTGAAACATGTAACAAGATGTTTCCATCACAATCTAAACTGGAAAGACACTTGCTGATTCATACTGGCCAGAAACCTTTTAAATGTTCCTTGTGTTGTAAATCTTTCAGGCAGTcaacacatttgaaaatccaTCAGCTCACACACACAGAAGAGAGGCCTTTCCAGTGTTGTTTTTGTCAAAAGGGATTTAAGATGCAGAGCAAACTCCTGAAGCACAAGCAACTCCATGTCAGAAATAAGTCTCTTCCCAGAGTCCTTTACAGAGCAAAGACTTCTAAATACCCTAGACCTCAGAACTCACTGGAAGGAAAAAGGGATAATTTTGAGAATGTTGATACTTATGAGTCCCTGGAGAATGATCCACTTGATGTTCACTCTATTTATATTGTACCTTTTCAGTGCCCAGTGTGCGAGCAGTGTTTTGAAACAGAGCGGGTTCTAAATTTGCACAAATGTTTTTACTTGAGAGATGGCAAAAATTCAAACAGTGGCAAATCAGCCTACAGCCACAAAGCCAACATTAAAAGTAAAGTCCTGATGAAGCTCAAACATGCTGGAGAAAAGGCATCAGATTCGTCTCTgtctgacagaaaaaaaaataaaacaagtcacTTTAAAAGTTATGACCTGTTTGCATCTAATGAGCAACATTCTGATCGGAATGCTTCCCCTAAAACTTTTAAGAATTATCATAGCAAGCTTGTCAGGCACAAAATAATtagcaataaaaagaaaaggacattTGTCATGCCATTATCCTGGCAAGAGGACCTACAAAAGCACAAATtagaaattaatttaaatggtATAATTACTGGTGAAAACATGTTAAACATGGATGATTTGGTGCATAATAAAGATGACTCTCTTTATGGTTCATTGGATGCTGATTTCTTTGATAATCCAGAAGCAGCACTTCACTGTGCTTTTTCAGCTCCTACTAAAAATATACATAATAGACACAAAGTGTGTAAATGTGACAGATGTGAAAAAATCTTTCCTTCTTCATCCAAACTTCAAAGACATTATCTTATTCACACGGGACAGAAGCCCTTTGGCTGTAATGTTTGTGGGAAGACATTTAGACAGTCAGCTCACTTAAAAAGACATCAGCTCACCCATACTGAAAAAAGACCATATAAAAGCCCTGTTTGCCAGGTGGAATTTGAAAATCTGAACAAACTTTTTAGTCATCAGGGAGATCGCATTGAATTTAAGTCTCCTCAGCCTGTGGGTTATTCCAAAAGACCTTCACAGGCATCTGGCTTTCCAGAATTTGAACTGATTCAATCAAACCAAGCAGCTGAAATCAAAGTTGAGCTAGAGTCTGGGGACTTTGTTCTTGGCACCAACAGTAGAAACACACAGCCATATTTGTGTAGTAAATCGTTGGAAATGGAGCAAAGCCATTACAGTCACTGGTATGATTTTTCTGGAG ACCAGGTAatacaagagaaaaagaaaggagtTGGAAAAGGAAGAAGTGGAGGACAAAGCCCAGAGGGAAAAATAACTTCCGCAACAGTAACATGA